A portion of the Krasilnikovia cinnamomea genome contains these proteins:
- a CDS encoding GlxA family transcriptional regulator — protein MRKNRAMTHAIAVLALDHVVAFDLGVPTQVFHAARDPDGSRRYAVTVCTDGGRPVRSTAGFAVWPDHDLSALATADTVIVPGVGDGSPVTDGTVTPAVAEALRAAHARGARIVSICTGASVLAASGLLDGRPAASHWAWARRLRGLYPRVRWDFDVLFMDDGDVLTSAGVGAGIDLCLHLVRSDHGSEMANAAARRCVVPPWRDGGQAQYIERPVPATAGTGTEPTRTWALDRLAEPVTLEEMAAHARMSVRTFTRRFRAETGLSPARWLLQQRVAHARLLLESTDLAVDAVARRCGLGSASALRQHLHAAIGVAPSTYRKTFRGDKPARISGSP, from the coding sequence ATGCGCAAGAATCGAGCCATGACGCATGCGATCGCCGTCCTGGCCCTCGATCACGTGGTGGCGTTCGATCTCGGCGTACCCACCCAGGTCTTCCACGCCGCCCGCGACCCCGACGGCAGCCGCCGGTACGCGGTGACGGTCTGCACCGACGGCGGCCGCCCGGTGCGCAGCACCGCAGGCTTCGCGGTGTGGCCGGATCACGACCTGTCCGCGCTGGCGACGGCCGACACCGTGATCGTGCCCGGGGTGGGCGACGGCAGCCCGGTGACCGACGGCACGGTCACCCCCGCGGTGGCCGAGGCCCTGCGGGCGGCGCACGCGCGCGGCGCCCGGATCGTGTCCATCTGCACCGGGGCGTCCGTCCTCGCCGCCTCGGGCCTGCTGGACGGCCGCCCCGCCGCCAGCCACTGGGCGTGGGCACGGCGGCTGCGCGGGCTCTACCCACGGGTCCGCTGGGACTTCGACGTGCTCTTCATGGACGACGGTGACGTGCTCACCTCGGCGGGGGTGGGCGCGGGCATCGACCTGTGCCTGCACCTCGTCCGCAGTGATCACGGCAGCGAGATGGCGAACGCCGCGGCCCGCCGCTGCGTGGTCCCGCCGTGGCGAGACGGCGGCCAGGCCCAGTACATCGAACGGCCGGTCCCCGCGACCGCCGGAACCGGCACGGAGCCGACCCGGACGTGGGCACTGGACCGGCTGGCCGAACCGGTGACCCTGGAGGAGATGGCCGCGCACGCCCGGATGAGCGTGCGCACCTTCACCCGGCGGTTCCGGGCCGAGACCGGGCTGAGCCCGGCCCGGTGGCTGTTGCAGCAGCGGGTGGCGCACGCCCGGCTGCTGCTGGAGTCCACCGACCTGGCCGTCGACGCGGTGGCGCGGCGCTGCGGTCTGGGCAGCGCGAGCGCCCTGCGCCAGCACCTGCACGCGGCCATCGGGGTGGCCCCGTCGACCTACCGCAAGACCTTCCGCGGCGACAAGCCAGCGCGAATCAGTGGGTCACCGTAG
- a CDS encoding MFS transporter, which translates to MSRHRIHPAWAVAAVAFVALVGAAGFRATPSVLLRPLHEEFGWSLGTISAAVSVNLLLYGLTAPFAAALMEKFGIRRVVMGALLLVAAGSGLTVLMSASWQLVLCWGVLVGLGTGSMALAFVATVTNRWFVRRRGLVTGVLTAGGAAGQLIFLPILARLTGDHGWRAAALTVAGAALLVVPLVWWRLRDRPADLGVTAYGAGPDTAATEDAALTAAAPGSAARGGVDPAGGAARAALGALRQAAGTRPFWLLAGGFAICGATTNGLIGTHFIPAAHDHGMPETTAAGLLALVGLFDIAGTIASGWLTDRVDSRLLLGAYYALRGLSLLVLPALFAATAHPSMVVFILFYGLDWVATVPPTVALCREYFGAAGAIVFGWVFAAHQVGAAVAATAAGLVRDRLGAYDAAWYSAGALALAASVLSLMLLAGRRTADRGGVGPAGAGLGLAYPAASASAPAP; encoded by the coding sequence GTGAGTAGACACCGCATCCATCCCGCCTGGGCCGTGGCCGCCGTCGCGTTCGTGGCGCTGGTCGGCGCAGCCGGGTTCCGGGCCACGCCGTCCGTCCTGCTCCGCCCGCTGCACGAGGAGTTCGGCTGGTCGCTCGGCACGATCTCGGCGGCGGTCTCCGTCAACCTGCTGCTGTACGGCCTCACCGCCCCGTTCGCCGCCGCGCTCATGGAGAAGTTCGGCATCCGCCGGGTCGTGATGGGCGCCCTGCTGCTGGTCGCGGCGGGCAGCGGGCTCACCGTACTGATGAGCGCGAGCTGGCAGCTCGTGCTCTGCTGGGGCGTCCTGGTCGGACTGGGCACCGGGTCGATGGCGCTCGCGTTCGTGGCCACCGTGACGAACCGGTGGTTCGTGCGCCGCCGGGGGCTGGTCACCGGGGTGCTCACCGCCGGGGGCGCGGCCGGGCAGCTGATCTTCCTGCCGATCCTGGCCCGGCTTACCGGGGACCACGGCTGGCGGGCCGCCGCCCTGACGGTCGCGGGCGCCGCGCTGCTCGTCGTACCCCTGGTGTGGTGGCGGTTGCGGGACCGGCCCGCCGACCTCGGCGTCACCGCCTACGGCGCCGGACCGGACACCGCCGCGACCGAGGACGCGGCCTTGACGGCCGCCGCACCCGGGAGCGCGGCGCGAGGCGGCGTGGACCCGGCGGGTGGTGCCGCCCGGGCCGCGCTGGGTGCGCTGCGCCAGGCGGCGGGGACCCGGCCGTTCTGGCTGCTGGCGGGCGGCTTCGCGATCTGCGGCGCCACCACCAACGGCCTGATCGGTACGCATTTCATCCCGGCCGCGCACGACCACGGCATGCCGGAGACGACCGCGGCGGGACTGCTGGCCCTCGTCGGGCTGTTCGACATCGCCGGCACCATCGCCTCGGGCTGGCTCACCGACCGGGTGGACAGCCGGCTGCTGCTCGGCGCGTACTACGCGCTGCGCGGGCTGTCCCTGCTCGTGCTGCCCGCGCTGTTCGCCGCCACCGCGCACCCCAGCATGGTGGTCTTCATCCTCTTCTACGGACTGGACTGGGTCGCCACGGTCCCGCCCACGGTGGCGTTGTGCCGCGAGTACTTCGGCGCCGCCGGCGCGATCGTGTTCGGCTGGGTGTTCGCCGCCCACCAGGTCGGCGCGGCGGTGGCCGCCACCGCGGCGGGGCTGGTCCGGGACCGGCTCGGTGCGTACGACGCCGCCTGGTACTCCGCCGGTGCGCTGGCGCTGGCCGCGTCCGTGCTGTCGCTGATGCTGCTGGCGGGCAGGCGTACGGCCGACCGGGGTGGCGTCGGCCCGGCCGGTGCGGGCCTCGGGCTGGCGTACCCAGCGGCCAGTGCGAGCGCACCCGCGCCGTGA
- the fxsT gene encoding FxSxx-COOH system tetratricopeptide repeat protein, with protein sequence MPIQGGLPPRNPRFVGREDLLAQVHGLLDNGPVVLLPSADQRSGGTGRTQLAVEYAHRYARGYELVWWIPAEQTAGMRAALVGLASRLGLPEARDINRTLCAVRDALSRGEPYRDWLVVFENANRPEDITPYLPGGTGHVLVTSRDPRWGSEPAQAVPVPVFDRADSVDFLRLRNPELSELDADRLAARLADVPMALAEAAAVQVSAGWPVGEYLRRYDQRAAELATPTPVRVACDLAAEALRSGSPAAAQLLELCAFLAGAPVSWRLFWAARGLDLAPELARTVRVERRLKAALRLIGQYGLAELDPPGEHLTVHPLVRGLLAEDPTARRLTGPAAAPTAAGLAGGRVDRRDTVRAMLAAADPGDPDNPTNWPRYAEIIPHLVHCDLLGGEAEELRQLVINCVRCLFARGDYDSSRDLAAQAVRRWRDDLGDTDEHALLAAFHLANAMRAVGRTEDARLLNAQTLRTQREVLGADDETTLATANSVGADLRIQGHFGQARQLDADNLVRYRRLFGESYPLTLRCANNLAVDLRLLGDFRGARALDEQVLRQRQAVLVDSHPEVLSSRAGLAFDLFGLGDYPGAADVLAAAPADDLGEDHPMVLWAGRFAAMAARRRGQPHARQLAERSVGLFRQKFGDHNVETLGALVSLAHCARDDGDLESAYLLLERAVAGYRSLLGEGHPFALAAVGDLAGVVRAMGRHAQARTLGSEALGGLRRSVGADHPFALCCANGLAADLRETGEAQQAREVAADTWARSRNVRGATHPDTLACAFNLALDAGDDTGRGLVLAELTKAYGDQHPVVTAAAAGRRLETEIEPPPL encoded by the coding sequence GTGCCGATCCAGGGTGGACTGCCGCCGCGAAACCCCCGGTTCGTGGGCCGCGAGGATCTCCTGGCCCAGGTCCACGGGCTGCTCGACAATGGACCGGTCGTGCTGCTGCCCTCCGCCGACCAGCGGTCCGGCGGCACCGGGCGCACCCAGCTCGCGGTCGAGTACGCCCACCGCTACGCCCGCGGCTACGAGCTGGTCTGGTGGATCCCGGCCGAGCAGACCGCGGGCATGCGGGCGGCACTGGTCGGGCTCGCGTCCCGGCTGGGGCTGCCGGAGGCCCGCGACATCAACCGGACCCTGTGCGCGGTCCGCGACGCGCTGAGCCGGGGCGAGCCGTACCGCGACTGGCTGGTGGTGTTCGAGAACGCGAACCGGCCGGAGGACATCACCCCCTACCTGCCCGGCGGTACGGGCCACGTGCTGGTCACCTCGCGCGATCCGCGATGGGGCTCGGAGCCGGCCCAGGCCGTGCCCGTACCGGTGTTCGACCGGGCCGACAGCGTCGACTTCCTGCGGTTGCGCAACCCCGAACTGTCCGAGCTGGACGCGGACCGGCTCGCCGCGCGCCTGGCCGACGTGCCCATGGCGCTCGCGGAGGCCGCCGCGGTCCAGGTGTCGGCGGGCTGGCCGGTCGGCGAGTACCTGCGCCGCTACGACCAGCGCGCGGCCGAACTCGCCACCCCGACCCCGGTACGGGTGGCGTGCGACCTGGCCGCGGAGGCGCTGCGCTCCGGTTCGCCCGCCGCCGCGCAGCTGCTGGAGCTGTGCGCCTTCCTGGCCGGGGCGCCCGTGTCCTGGCGGCTGTTCTGGGCCGCCCGGGGCCTGGATCTGGCCCCCGAGCTGGCCCGTACCGTGCGCGTCGAGCGGCGGCTCAAGGCCGCGCTGCGCCTGATCGGCCAGTACGGTCTGGCCGAGCTGGACCCGCCCGGCGAGCATCTGACCGTGCACCCGCTGGTGCGCGGCCTGCTGGCCGAGGACCCGACCGCACGCCGGCTAACCGGGCCGGCGGCCGCACCGACCGCCGCGGGGCTCGCCGGAGGGCGGGTGGACCGGCGCGACACCGTCCGGGCCATGCTGGCCGCCGCCGACCCGGGCGACCCGGACAACCCGACGAACTGGCCCCGGTACGCCGAGATCATCCCGCACCTGGTGCACTGCGACCTGCTCGGCGGCGAGGCCGAGGAACTGCGCCAGCTGGTGATCAACTGCGTTCGCTGCCTGTTCGCCCGGGGCGACTACGACAGCAGCCGGGACCTGGCCGCGCAGGCGGTGCGGCGCTGGCGGGACGACCTCGGCGACACCGACGAGCACGCGCTGCTGGCGGCGTTCCACCTGGCGAACGCGATGCGGGCGGTCGGCCGTACCGAAGATGCCCGGTTGTTGAACGCGCAGACCCTGCGCACGCAGCGCGAGGTGCTCGGCGCCGACGACGAGACCACTCTGGCCACCGCGAACAGCGTCGGCGCGGACCTGCGCATCCAGGGCCACTTCGGACAGGCCCGGCAGCTCGACGCGGACAACCTGGTGCGCTACCGGCGGCTGTTCGGCGAGAGCTACCCGCTGACCCTGCGCTGTGCCAACAACCTGGCCGTCGACCTGCGGCTGCTCGGTGACTTCCGGGGCGCGCGGGCGCTCGACGAGCAGGTGCTGCGCCAGCGGCAGGCCGTGCTGGTCGACAGCCACCCCGAGGTCCTGTCATCCCGGGCGGGGCTGGCCTTCGACCTGTTCGGGCTGGGCGACTACCCCGGGGCCGCCGACGTGCTGGCGGCCGCCCCCGCCGACGACCTCGGCGAGGATCACCCGATGGTGCTGTGGGCGGGGCGGTTCGCGGCGATGGCCGCGCGCCGCCGGGGGCAGCCGCACGCGCGGCAGCTCGCCGAGCGCAGCGTGGGACTGTTCCGGCAGAAGTTCGGCGACCACAACGTCGAGACACTGGGTGCGCTGGTGTCGCTGGCCCACTGCGCGCGCGACGACGGTGACCTGGAGTCGGCGTACCTGCTGCTGGAGCGGGCCGTGGCGGGCTATCGCAGCCTGCTCGGCGAGGGGCACCCGTTCGCGCTGGCGGCGGTCGGCGACCTCGCCGGGGTGGTGCGGGCGATGGGGCGGCACGCGCAGGCCCGTACCCTCGGCTCCGAGGCGCTCGGCGGGCTGCGCCGCAGCGTCGGCGCCGACCATCCGTTCGCCCTGTGCTGCGCCAACGGGCTGGCCGCCGACCTGCGCGAGACCGGGGAGGCGCAGCAGGCGCGCGAGGTCGCCGCCGACACCTGGGCCCGCTCGCGCAACGTCCGCGGCGCCACCCATCCGGACACGCTGGCCTGCGCGTTCAACCTCGCGCTGGACGCGGGCGACGACACCGGACGCGGCCTGGTCCTGGCCGAGCTCACCAAGGCGTACGGGGATCAGCACCCCGTCGTGACCGCGGCGGCCGCCGGGCGCCGCCTGGAAACCGAGATCGAGCCGCCTCCGTTGTAG
- a CDS encoding putative bifunctional diguanylate cyclase/phosphodiesterase: MVPTGKALTRIRRGVDDAMVFASLVLLAWPALARDDLGALFVTAVSAVVAVLGVAIIVLATRKPLVRYAPPAAAAVMATLFTYGHDTISVGMVRATIGVGAIVLLRQLLGAHTNAVLVRDLTRQRAILASQAYRDPLTDVGNRRMFIEHASDALARAGDTITSVVLVDLDGFKDINDAYGNAVGDEMLRAAAERINANVRSNDAVSRLGSDEFAVLLPRLADDLIADGVANRILRDLAQPLEVDGHLLTIRASAGIALTRGSETAVDEVMREADQALYQAKAEGRGVARRFDPAQFAKAEQRRRDEAEVLRALDNHEFEVYYQPIVDLDGEHTVGVEALVRWRHPERGVLPPGAFLDLAESMGVVPRLGGWVLEQACMQAAEWQRQVPGFELNVNLSASQLGNPDLVDEVRNVLERSGLTPSLLVLELTESVALTDLVESARVLGALKNLGVRIALDDFGTGFSSLSHLAALPVDVVKIDRSFVQAMAETAGASVAEAVLQIARTFDLAPVAEGVEDASQADRLRELECAQAQGYHFAKPMPAQEMTALLQRQSAGLSL, encoded by the coding sequence ATGGTCCCGACCGGTAAGGCGTTGACGCGCATTCGGCGCGGCGTCGACGACGCGATGGTGTTCGCGTCGTTGGTGCTTCTCGCCTGGCCTGCACTGGCGCGCGACGACCTCGGGGCGCTGTTCGTCACCGCGGTATCGGCCGTGGTGGCGGTGCTCGGCGTCGCGATCATCGTGCTGGCCACGCGCAAGCCGCTGGTGCGCTACGCACCGCCGGCCGCCGCGGCGGTCATGGCCACGCTGTTCACGTACGGGCACGACACGATCAGTGTCGGCATGGTCCGCGCGACCATCGGCGTCGGCGCGATCGTGCTGCTGCGCCAGCTGCTCGGCGCCCACACCAACGCCGTGCTGGTCCGCGACCTCACCCGGCAGCGGGCCATCCTCGCCTCCCAGGCGTACCGGGACCCGCTGACCGACGTGGGCAACCGCCGGATGTTCATCGAGCACGCCTCCGACGCGCTCGCCCGGGCCGGTGACACCATCACCTCCGTGGTTCTCGTCGACCTCGACGGCTTCAAGGACATCAACGACGCGTACGGCAACGCCGTTGGCGACGAGATGCTGCGGGCCGCCGCGGAGCGGATCAACGCGAACGTCCGCTCCAACGACGCGGTGTCGCGGCTGGGCAGCGACGAGTTCGCGGTGCTGCTGCCCCGCCTCGCCGACGACCTGATCGCCGACGGCGTCGCCAACCGGATCCTGCGCGACCTGGCGCAGCCGCTGGAGGTCGACGGCCACCTGCTGACCATCCGCGCCAGCGCCGGCATCGCCCTGACCCGCGGGTCGGAAACCGCGGTGGACGAGGTCATGCGCGAGGCTGACCAGGCGCTGTACCAGGCCAAGGCCGAGGGCCGCGGCGTCGCCCGCCGGTTCGACCCGGCCCAGTTCGCGAAGGCCGAGCAGCGTCGCCGCGACGAGGCGGAGGTGCTGCGCGCCCTCGACAACCACGAGTTCGAGGTGTACTACCAGCCGATCGTGGACCTGGACGGCGAGCACACCGTGGGCGTGGAGGCGCTGGTCCGCTGGCGCCACCCCGAGCGCGGCGTGCTGCCGCCCGGCGCGTTCCTCGACCTGGCCGAGTCCATGGGCGTGGTGCCGCGGCTCGGTGGCTGGGTGCTGGAGCAGGCCTGCATGCAGGCGGCCGAGTGGCAGCGTCAGGTGCCCGGCTTCGAGCTCAACGTGAACCTGTCCGCGAGCCAGCTCGGCAACCCGGACCTGGTCGACGAGGTGCGCAACGTGCTGGAGCGCTCCGGGCTCACGCCGTCGCTGCTGGTGCTGGAGCTGACCGAGTCGGTCGCGCTGACCGACCTGGTCGAGTCGGCCCGGGTGCTCGGCGCGCTGAAGAACCTGGGCGTACGGATCGCCCTGGACGACTTCGGCACCGGCTTCTCGTCGCTGAGCCACCTGGCCGCCCTGCCCGTCGACGTGGTCAAGATCGACCGGTCGTTCGTGCAGGCCATGGCGGAGACCGCGGGTGCCTCCGTGGCCGAGGCCGTGCTGCAGATCGCCCGTACGTTCGATCTGGCCCCCGTCGCCGAGGGCGTCGAGGACGCGTCGCAGGCCGACCGGCTGCGCGAGCTGGAGTGCGCCCAGGCGCAGGGTTACCACTTCGCCAAGCCGATGCCCGCGCAGGAGATGACCGCGCTGCTGCAGCGCCAGTCCGCGGGCCTGTCCCTCTGA
- a CDS encoding aKG-HExxH-type peptide beta-hydroxylase, translating to MTAQLAPHTLTDAALAALGAGRPSPATLARLRRAQFSRHLLLLRAIAAADPGAVDAYRELAAAERADPAGVRRLLARPLVGLWAADCLTRLRAGATGAGVAGLSALAARARQPIAAPPASTPPATAGAADPCHPKAPNPTHSGRLLRATHDGLTLSVRLEDTDPARSLLGLAPTPPLRDGAVAHWQDCLHDAWRLLVTRHRAAAEVLTEVLDCIVPVEPDPTARGISATSAHAYGAVAMSAPPDPAALAVGLVHEVQHSVLNAVRYLFELHAGPDTPGYSPWRDDPRPASGLLHGAYAYLAVTRFWRGEPGRLARFEFARWRAAVADAADHLLTSGGLTAAGTRFVTALRAEVTPWLTEPVPADVARLAAGANTDHRVRWRLRNLAVEPAAAEALADAWRRGQPPAAVPGARPRPAPGRALENSARLDLAHRLCRAPAPTDSDRHAAATAGDLAYVRGDGAAARRAFAAAVQSDPADDAAWSGLALVSGPTALRDRPEAVAAVFRALGAPATDPVMLATWMFS from the coding sequence ATGACGGCTCAGCTCGCCCCGCACACCCTCACCGACGCCGCGCTCGCCGCCCTGGGCGCCGGCCGCCCGAGCCCGGCGACCCTCGCCCGGCTGCGCCGCGCCCAGTTCAGCCGGCACCTGCTACTGCTGCGCGCGATCGCCGCCGCCGACCCGGGCGCCGTGGACGCGTACCGGGAACTGGCCGCGGCCGAACGCGCCGACCCCGCCGGGGTCCGGCGCCTGCTCGCCCGCCCGCTGGTCGGTCTGTGGGCCGCCGACTGCCTGACCCGGCTGCGCGCCGGGGCCACCGGCGCCGGGGTGGCGGGCCTCAGCGCACTGGCCGCCCGCGCCCGCCAGCCCATCGCCGCTCCACCAGCTTCGACTCCACCGGCCACGGCCGGGGCCGCCGACCCGTGCCACCCTAAGGCGCCGAACCCCACGCACTCGGGGCGGCTGCTGCGCGCCACGCACGACGGGTTGACCCTGTCCGTCCGGCTGGAGGACACCGATCCGGCGCGATCCCTGCTCGGCCTCGCCCCGACACCGCCCCTGCGCGACGGTGCGGTCGCGCACTGGCAGGACTGCCTCCATGACGCCTGGCGGCTGCTCGTCACGCGGCACCGCGCCGCCGCCGAAGTCCTCACCGAGGTCCTCGACTGCATCGTGCCGGTCGAACCGGACCCCACCGCCCGGGGCATCAGCGCGACGTCCGCGCACGCGTACGGGGCCGTGGCCATGTCCGCCCCGCCCGACCCGGCGGCCCTCGCCGTGGGGCTGGTGCACGAGGTCCAGCACAGCGTCCTCAACGCCGTGCGCTACCTGTTCGAACTGCACGCCGGCCCCGACACCCCGGGCTACTCGCCGTGGCGCGACGACCCGCGCCCGGCCTCCGGGCTGCTGCACGGCGCGTACGCCTACCTCGCGGTCACCCGGTTCTGGCGTGGCGAGCCCGGGCGACTGGCGCGCTTCGAGTTCGCCCGCTGGCGGGCGGCCGTCGCGGACGCGGCCGACCACCTGCTGACCTCCGGCGGGCTCACCGCGGCCGGCACCCGGTTCGTGACCGCGCTGCGGGCCGAGGTGACCCCGTGGCTGACCGAGCCGGTGCCCGCCGACGTCGCCCGGCTGGCCGCCGGGGCGAACACCGATCACCGGGTGCGCTGGCGGCTGCGCAACCTCGCGGTCGAGCCCGCCGCCGCCGAGGCTCTCGCCGACGCGTGGCGGCGCGGACAGCCCCCCGCGGCCGTGCCCGGCGCCCGGCCACGTCCCGCCCCGGGCCGCGCCCTGGAGAACAGCGCCCGCCTCGACCTGGCCCACCGGCTCTGCCGCGCCCCCGCACCCACCGACTCCGACCGCCACGCCGCCGCCACGGCCGGGGATCTCGCGTACGTGCGCGGGGACGGGGCCGCGGCGCGGCGGGCCTTCGCGGCCGCCGTACAGTCCGATCCCGCCGACGACGCCGCGTGGTCCGGTCTCGCGCTGGTGTCCGGACCGACCGCCCTGCGGGACCGGCCGGAGGCCGTCGCCGCGGTCTTCCGCGCGCTCGGCGCGCCCGCCACGGACCCCGTGATGCTCGCCACCTGGATGTTTTCCTAG
- the fxsA gene encoding FxSxx-COOH cyclophane-containing RiPP peptide, whose translation MYVDLGSTGQHADVEWHSIMIDVSGLSLADLAEAVPPDRADSPLAQCLHRLTADLDRPGDPIAGFNSAL comes from the coding sequence GTGTACGTGGATCTGGGCAGCACGGGCCAGCACGCGGACGTCGAGTGGCACTCCATCATGATCGACGTTTCGGGGTTGTCGCTCGCCGACCTCGCCGAGGCCGTCCCGCCCGACCGAGCGGACTCCCCCCTCGCCCAGTGCCTGCACCGCCTCACCGCCGACCTCGACCGCCCCGGTGACCCGATCGCCGGTTTCAACTCCGCTCTCTGA
- a CDS encoding YbaB/EbfC family nucleoid-associated protein, which produces MLGPHLESPADAIRPWGEPVSGRAGAPTAVADRVTALADQVTTLTASAVGHDGAIRVTVAGSGAVTALELDDRVQRLSGADLAAQIMATVQRAQSALVERVAEAVAQTVGADTETGRVVLASFARRFAAAPESLAAPVSVGHRPAGVFDLASQVPVMPAPRPFPEFPHRPSLPHQVPGVGFESGRDSRAR; this is translated from the coding sequence GTGCTGGGTCCACATCTCGAATCGCCGGCGGATGCCATCCGCCCGTGGGGCGAGCCGGTTTCCGGCCGCGCCGGGGCACCGACCGCCGTGGCCGACCGGGTGACGGCGCTGGCCGACCAGGTGACGACGCTGACGGCGTCGGCCGTGGGCCACGACGGCGCGATCCGGGTGACCGTCGCCGGGTCCGGGGCGGTCACGGCACTGGAGCTCGACGACCGCGTGCAGCGGCTGTCCGGCGCGGACCTGGCCGCACAGATCATGGCCACGGTCCAGCGCGCCCAGTCCGCCCTGGTGGAGCGGGTCGCGGAGGCGGTGGCGCAGACCGTGGGTGCCGACACGGAGACCGGCCGGGTGGTGCTGGCGAGCTTCGCCCGGCGCTTCGCCGCAGCGCCGGAGTCCCTCGCCGCACCGGTGTCCGTCGGTCACCGGCCGGCGGGAGTCTTCGACCTGGCCTCGCAGGTGCCGGTGATGCCGGCGCCGCGCCCCTTTCCGGAATTCCCCCACCGTCCCTCGCTGCCGCACCAGGTGCCGGGCGTGGGCTTCGAGAGTGGGCGGGACAGCCGTGCCCGCTGA
- a CDS encoding DUF427 domain-containing protein — protein MPKAIWNDEIIAESDDTVVVEGNYYFPRSSLREDVLRPSDTHTVCPWKGKASYYTLESGEHVTPDAVWYYPDPKPDAKAVRDRVAFWKGVKVVA, from the coding sequence ATGCCGAAGGCCATCTGGAACGACGAGATCATCGCCGAGAGCGACGACACCGTGGTTGTCGAAGGCAATTACTACTTCCCGCGCTCCTCGCTGCGCGAAGACGTGCTGCGGCCCTCCGACACCCATACCGTCTGCCCGTGGAAGGGCAAGGCGTCCTACTACACGCTCGAGTCGGGCGAGCACGTCACTCCCGACGCGGTCTGGTACTACCCGGATCCGAAACCCGACGCCAAGGCCGTACGCGACCGCGTCGCCTTCTGGAAAGGCGTCAAGGTCGTCGCCTGA
- a CDS encoding bifunctional DNA primase/polymerase codes for MLLDAALAYARHGIPVLPVHTPAADGGCSCARLPCDRPGKHPRLRRGLSDASLDPRRITLWWSRWPDANVGLRTGVIMDVADVDSAAGWHGLHHLLGDAIPAGPRVRTGGGGWHLWFAPTGYGNRVRLLPGVDWRGAGGYVLAPPSRHACGRAYVWETRPGGALPTGPAVLRALVAGPPPLPPRPRTPLAHPDRYAAAALDAESGRVARAPVGARNDTLNRAAFALGRLVGAGLIDAGTVARELTLAARHAGLGRVEIRRTIHSGLTAGRRQPADPGLH; via the coding sequence ATGTTGCTCGACGCCGCACTCGCCTACGCCCGGCACGGCATCCCGGTCCTGCCGGTGCACACCCCTGCGGCCGACGGCGGCTGCTCGTGCGCGCGCCTGCCCTGCGACCGGCCGGGCAAGCACCCGCGCCTGCGGCGCGGCCTGAGCGACGCCAGCCTCGACCCGCGGCGCATCACCCTGTGGTGGTCGCGCTGGCCCGACGCGAACGTCGGGCTGCGCACCGGCGTGATCATGGATGTGGCCGACGTGGACTCGGCGGCGGGCTGGCACGGCCTGCACCACCTGCTCGGCGACGCGATCCCCGCCGGGCCCCGGGTCCGCACGGGCGGCGGCGGCTGGCATCTGTGGTTCGCACCCACCGGGTACGGCAACCGCGTGCGGCTGCTGCCCGGTGTGGACTGGCGCGGCGCGGGCGGGTACGTGCTGGCCCCGCCGTCCCGGCACGCCTGCGGGCGCGCGTACGTGTGGGAGACCCGGCCCGGTGGCGCCCTGCCCACCGGGCCCGCGGTGTTGCGGGCCCTGGTCGCCGGTCCACCGCCGCTGCCGCCCCGGCCGCGCACCCCGCTCGCCCACCCGGACCGGTACGCGGCCGCGGCCCTCGACGCCGAGAGCGGCAGGGTGGCCCGGGCCCCGGTCGGTGCCCGCAACGACACGCTGAACCGGGCCGCGTTCGCGCTCGGCCGCCTGGTCGGCGCGGGCCTGATCGACGCCGGGACGGTCGCCCGCGAGCTGACCCTGGCCGCCCGGCACGCGGGACTGGGGCGGGTGGAGATCCGCCGCACCATCCACTCCGGGCTCACCGCGGGCCGCCGCCAGCCCGCCGACCCGGGGCTGCACTGA